The Lasioglossum baleicum chromosome 12, iyLasBale1, whole genome shotgun sequence genome includes a region encoding these proteins:
- the Cul3 gene encoding cullin 3, whose translation MMKGSGMLKKESKMRIRAFPTTMDEKYVESIWALLKNAIQEIQKKNNSGLSFEELYRNAYTMVLHKYGERLYTGLKEVVTYHLENKVREDVLRSLHNNFLQTLSQAWNDHQTSMVMIRDILMYMDRVYVLQNDVDNVYNLGLIIFRDQVVRYGCVRDHLRETLLDMVGRERRGEVVDRIAIKNACQMLMLLGINSRQVYEEDFERPFLQQSAEFYKMESQKFLAENSASVYIKKVEARICEESERAKHYLDESTEPRIVEVVEEELIKIHMKTIVEMENSGVVHMLKNQKTEDLGCMYKLFSRVSDGLRTVCDCVSQFLKEQGRAMVQEEHESTTNAVLYIQNLLDLKDRFDHFLHYSFNNDKNYKQMIASDFEYFLNLNTKSPEYLSLFIDDKLKKGVKGMTEQEIEGILDKTMVLFRFLQEKDVFERYYKQHLAKRLLLNKSVSDDSEKNMISKLKTECGCQFTSKLEGMFKDITVSNTIMDEFKDHVLTSNAKLHGVDISVRVLTTGFWPTQSATPKCNMPSAPRDAFDAFRRFYLAKHSGRQLTLQPQLGSADLNAVFHGPRREESSCAGLDTPSSSSSIGNGSGSTNGNRLSQCSISCGNTRKHIIQVSTYQMCVLMLFNKRDKLTYEEIQGETDIPERDLVRALQSLAMGKATQRVLLKQPRTKEIEPSHCFCVNDSFTSKLHRVKIQTVAAKGESEPERRETRNKVDEDRKHEIEAAIVRIMKDRKRMPHNILVTEVTEQLKGRFLPSPVIIKKRIEGLIEREYLARTPEDRKVYTYVA comes from the exons ATGATGAAGGGCAGTGGTATGCTCAAAAAAGAGAGCAAAATGCGCATACGTGCTTTCCCG ACTACTATGGATGAGAAGTATGTAGAAAGTATCTGGGCCCTACTGAAAAATGCGATTCAGgaaatacaaaagaaaaacaattcGGGTCTTAGTTTTGAAGAACTTTATCGAAATGCTTACACTATGGTCCTTCACAAATATGGAGAACGGTTGTACACAGGTCTGAAGGAAGTTGTAACATATCATCTCGAGAACAAAGTACGAGAAGACGTATTAAGATCTCTTCATAACAATTTCCTTCAAACATTAAGCCAAGCTTGGAACGATCATCAAACGTCGATGGTGATGATTAGAGATATTCTAATGTATATGGATAGAGTGTACGTACTGCAAAATGATGTAGACAACGTGTATAATTTGGGTCTTATCATATTCAGAGATCAG GTGGTCAGGTATGGGTGTGTGAGAGATCACTTAAGGGAAACTTTACTAGATATGGTAGGAAGAGAAAGAAGGGGAGAAGTAGTAGATcgcattgcaataaaaaatgcCTGCCAAATGTTGATGTTACTCGGCATTAACAGTCGTCAAGTTTACGAAGAAGATTTTGAAAGGCCTTTTTTACAACAGAGTGCGGAATTTTATAAA ATGGAATCTCAGAAATTCTTGGCAGAAAATAGTGCAtcggtatatataaaaaaagttgaagctAGAATTTGCGAAGAATCAGAGAGAGCAAAACATTATTTAGACGAATCTACCGAACCACGAATAGTAGAAGTTGTAGAGGAGGAACTAATTAAAATTCATATGAAAACTATTGTAGAG ATGGAAAACAGTGGCGTAGTTCACATGCTTAAAAACCAAAAAACCGAAGATCTAGGCTGTATGTACAAATTATTCTCGAGAGTCTCGGACGGATTGCGTACGGTGTGCGATTGCGTCTCGCAGTTTCTCAAAGAGCAAGGACGTGCCATGGTTCAGGAGGAACACGAGTCCACGACAAACGCTGTGTTGTATATTCAAAATTTGTTGGATTTAAAGGATCGTTTCGACCACTTTCTCCATTACTCGTTCAATAACGACAAGAATTACAAACAGATGATCGCCTCCGATTTCGAGTACTTcctaaatttaaatacaaagaGTCCAGAGTACCTCTCGCTTTTCATCGACGACAAACTGAAGAAGGGTGTCAAAGGG ATGACGGAACAAGAAATTGAAGGTATTCTAGACAAGACCATGGTTCTCTTTCGGTTCCTTCAAGAGAAAGACGTATTTGAACGATACTATAAGCAGCATTTGGCTAAACGTCTTCTTTTAAACAAGTCCGTCTCTGATGACAGTGAGAAGAATATGATATCTAAACTTAAG ACTGAATGCGGATGTCAGTTCACGTCCAAATTGGAAGGAATGTTTAAAGACATAACAGTCAGTAACACTATCATGGATGAATTTAAGGATCACGTTCTTACGTCCAAT GCAAAGTTGCACGGCGTCGACATAAGCGTCAGAGTTCTGACAACCGGTTTCTGGCCAACGCAATCAGCGACTCCAAAATGCAACATGCCATCCGCTCCGCGAGACGCTTTCGATGCCTTCCGACGTTTTTACCTTGCTAAACACAGTGGTCGACAGTTGACGTTACAGCCGCAATTAG GTTCCGCCGATTTAAATGCAGTGTTTCACGGACCACGTAGGGAAGAAAGCAGTTGCGCCGGGTTAGACACGCCGTCGTCCTCCAGTTCGATTGGCAATGGAAGCGGGAGCACGAACGGTAATCGGTTAAGCCAGTGCAGCATCAGTTGCGGGAACACAAGGAAACATATAATTCAAGTCTCGACTTATCAAATGTGTGTTCTGATGCTGTTCAATAAAAGAGACAAATTAACGTACGAG GAAATTCAAGGTGAAACCGATATTCCAGAAAGAGACTTGGTTAGAGCATTGCAGTCTCTCGCTATGGGTAAAGCTACACAGAGAGTTTTGCTAAAGCAACCTCGTACAAAGGAAATAGAACCCTCGCATTGTTTCTGTGTCAATGACAGCTTTACCAGTAAACTACACAG AGTAAAGATACAAACGGTGGCAGCGAAAGGCGAATCAGAGCCAGAGAGAAGAGAGACGCGTAACAAAGTCGATGAAGACAGGAAGCACGAGATAGAAGCAGCTATCGTTCGCATTATGAAAGACCGGAAACGCATGCCC cacaATATACTTGTGACAGAAGTAACAGAGCAATTAAAAGGGCGATTCCTACCTTCGCCAGTAATTATTAAAAAACGTATAGAAGGTTTAATTGAACGTGAATATTTGGCACGCACGCCAGAAGATAG aaaGGTGTATACGTACGTTGCTTAA